Proteins co-encoded in one Plasmodium sp. gorilla clade G2 genome assembly, chromosome: 9 genomic window:
- a CDS encoding arginine--tRNA ligase, putative, whose product MLKFLISVFFFYIFLGFDVCEVLRNISYNDKVRNKKEGFFFFIPLLLRKKRIEGRRYVTKNNINNYNYDNNFFCKNSVGRNINPFIYRTNIRSVYNKLYVYKSDKNDNSYHNILNNHINIISERIIQDENNFILPNYCLIEDNKFYKDYDYQTSILIYLENYLKNKNVTSNTCVTTPKKMCEEININFRNDVISYLQNKCSDIIDDIHISQNGILNIRINNNSLIERIKNFYNINILKNNNNNNNNNKRDIILLDFCSVNMSKHIHMGHLKSIFLGYSLSNLFKYSNYHIKNRSHIGDWNLNVALVITFIVMFSNIYMNKENIKNEEHIISNINFINNNNKETPQTYRQKQNKVIQNIYHDNIKDISIDSNANETMNRQNDDYIKQYIEILNNINHEIYDQNYKILDTNKYLNIKLDTLESWYKLSKRLYLQSDIFKRYSKHTLSLMYKKDEKIMNLWNLICKITKEENDTVLKTFKIKKLVEKGEHYYVKYVLKIINMMKKKNILFNLNNKLCVLLKPKDPEKMCNPNNYKNKDNIINSNDIYYDIIQPDDNLYQYIKRNDISYLKKNYTILTLKNDVAYTYAAIDIAAIYYRVTYENANKIIYIVDENQKKHFEQVFSISKYLNLIQPHVECICLNYGYILNEQKKKIKTQSFSNNIFVKDFLIKYKHNVQKNIKDSFIHMIYNKNYIINKKKFNNNIYNKIFLSSIIYSYISVKNSKRQSINNIIQNINREYLYIIDIYNITLYILNFFKKKNYNISDYSFIFINKNIQIEQNLKNVLLDILKFNYIIQECTYNFCIEKLSSYIYKLSHKIYNIYNNNLIFKDIIENANTEMKKEKKKKKKKISYMNNTNYQNDSLLNQIEHKKFHQNQQVINYTMLSNYINNNANIKLSNIQNTDYEQQNICVNNLMDNRILALIIMQSYIYILSESFKILNLHLVKFN is encoded by the exons ATGCTTAAATTCCTTATATcagtttttttcttttacatatttttaggCTTTGATGTATGTGAGGTGTTGAGaaatatatcttataatgataaagtaagaaataagaaagaaggatttttttttttcatacctttgttattaagaaaaaaaagaatagaGGGAAGAAGATATGTCAcaaagaataatattaataattataattatgataataattttttttgtaagaaTAGTGTAGGAAGAAATATAAatccatttatatatagaactAATATAAGaagtgtatataataaactatatgtatataaatcaGATAAGAATGATAATTCATATCAtaacattttaaataatcatataaatattatatctgAAAGAATAATacaagatgaaaataattttatattaccaAATTATTGTTTAATTGAAGATaacaaattttataaagaTTATGATTATCAAACGAGTATATTAATATACTtggaaaattatttaaagaataaaaatgttaCATCTAATACTTGTGTGACAACCCCAAAAAAAATGTGTGAAGagataaatattaattttagaAATGATGTTATTTCTTATCTACAAAATAAATGTTCAGATATAATAgatgatatacatatatcaCAAAATggtattttaaatataagaataaataataattctttaattgaaagaataaaaaatttttataatataaatattttaaaaaataacaacaacaacaataataataataaaagagatattattttgttagaTTTTTGTAGTGTTAATATGTCTAAACATATTCATATGGGTCATTTAAAATCTATATTTCTTGGTTATTCATTAAGTAATTTATTCAAATATTctaattatcatataaaaaatagaagTCATATAGGTGATTGGAATTTAAATGTAGCATTAGTTATTACATTTATTGTTAtgttttcaaatatatacatgaacaaagaaaatataaaaaatgaagaacatattatttcaaatataaattttataaataataacaataaagaAACACCACAAACATATAgacaaaaacaaaataaagttattcaaaatatatatcatgataatataaaagatatatcaaTCGATTCAAATGCAAATGAAACAATGAATAGACAAAATGATGATTATATTAAacaatatatagaaatattaaataatataaatcatgAGATATATgatcaaaattataaaatattagatacaaataaatatctaaatataaaattagatACACTTGAATCGTGGTATAAATTATCTAAACGTCTTTATCTTCAGTCAGATATCTTCAAAAGGTATTCTAAACACACATTATCATTAATGTATAAGaaagatgaaaaaattatgaacctGTGGAATCTAATATGTAAAATTACAAAAGAG gAGAATGATACCGTGTTGAaaacatttaaaataaaaaaacttGTAGAAAAAGGAGAACATTATTATGTTAAATATGTTCTGAAAATTATcaatatgatgaaaaaaaaaaatattctttttaatttaaacaATAAATTATGTGTTCTTTTAAAACCAAAAGATCCAGAAAAAATGTGTAAtccaaataattataaaaataaagataacattattaatagcaatgatatatattatgatataatacaacctgatgataatttatatcaatatattaaaagaaatgatatatcgtatttaaaaaaaaattatacaatactaactttaaaaaatgatgttGCATATACATATGCAGCTATAGATATTGCAGCTATTTATTATAGAGTGACATATGAAAAtgcaaataaaataatttatatagtagatgaaaatcaaaaaaaacattttgaacaagttttttctatttcaaaATATCTAAATTTAATTCAACCACATGTTGAATGTATCTGTCTTAATTAtggttatatattaaatgaacagaaaaaaaaaattaaaacacaAAGTTtctcaaataatatattcgtAAAAGATtttcttattaaatataaacacaatgtacaaaaaaatattaaagattcttttatacatatgatatataataaaaattatattataaataaaaaaaaatttaataacaatatttataataaaatattcctttcatctattatttattcatatataagtGTTAAAAATAGTAAAAGACAATCtatcaataatataatacaaaatattaatagagaatatctatatattattgatatatataatattaccttatacattttaaatttttttaaaaaaaaaaattataatatatctgattattcatttatatttattaataaaaatattcaaatagaacaaaatttaaaaaatgtattattagatattttaaaatttaattatattattcaagaatgtacatataatttttgtatagaaaaattatcttcttatatttataaattatcacacaaaatatacaacatttataataataatctaaTTTTTAAAGATATTATAGAAAATGCAAATacagaaatgaaaaaagaaaaaaaaaaaaaaaaaaaaaaaatttcttatatgaataatacaaattatCAAAACGATTCTTTATTAAATCAAATAGAACACAAAAAATTCCATCAAAATCAACAAGTTATAAACTATACAATGCTCtctaattatattaataataatgctaatattaaattatccaATATTCAAAACACAGACTATGAACAACAAAATATCTGTGTAAATAATCTTATGGATAATAGAATACTCGCATTAATAATTATGcaatcatatatttatatactatCAGAaagttttaaaatattaaacctTCATTTGGTAAAATttaattga
- a CDS encoding pseudouridylate synthase,putative, protein MKIVIPETSGLNVVDKKFEPKYFVKNKLRFVSPYVYTYKLFSKKRWVGKKIADVMTSEFCAYDMNYFIESIKKGYVKVNQQMVSPDYIIQNNDFIEHKLLLFEKPVLCNKIIILYEDDNFICVYKHSSLPTHPVGSYQYNSLLRILQNYISTCQKDKHEEDHQDITQKENKENKNVKENVNKNVNVNVNENVNVNENINEYNNMNTKNANVEIQSEHVIKINFNFKKENFGFILDDVKENSSHDDNKLKINHTTNNMTNNNHKKYIHLDDKSQKYYNHNVTQNINDELRKDDILNISQERKKRRKIKQENIINKEHINNISMISKENENENENDLDMLNILIKCRQKGINKNDDNKKNDDNKKCGDNKKCGDNKKCGDNIIYDDNKKCGDNIVYDGDKKCGDNIIYHDDNIIYDDKNISYNDDHINKYNEISIEDTNDIQNAECLEKNNYINKNLKKDLKTQDKSYIYTLHRLDKLTSGIVLFGKNKKFSTFFSQNLSDNKIKKTYITRVEGDFRILIDKLLHCNNIMKCLKNEENKLENIIDKYCNSMKYDCTLKFNKCEDHNSFQNDIFLYENNYELNNEEKETCEQIQKKKKNKNNDEQKYMFNKLIQQVKKNKNELDNYFDMNKFDMTYDHNEDNNNEDNNNLNKYHKYFLIDFGYIYCENKKLLKYVFTKYTKQNCFQFSDYLLKPSITKFMFLSYNSSINESLILCQPITGRTHQIRAHLQSLSYPISNDSHYNKIFEQEYIQKSNYLYFDERTRNEHIQINQQLNNNINYIQPNNNNINNNININNNNEIYNNHKQIFQDVHTQNKNESHINKKNSEKYNYFPLIPFINTSFNWLYDKNINLNEQYNEKDMNNYFFKNINNVSYHSSGIFLHSFRYTWQNIFDVFTLLPKWCQSFYIPRDLIAFLLYGDLS, encoded by the coding sequence atgaagatagtGATCCCTGAAACTAGCGGTTTGAATGTTGTTGATAAAAAATTCGAACCCAAATATTTTGTTAAGAATAAATTGAGATTTGTTTCTCCTTATGTTTATAcctataaattattttcaaagAAAAGATGGGTAGGTAAAAAAATTGCTGATGTTATGACATCTGAATTTTGTGCTTATgatatgaattattttatagaatctataaaaaaaggatatgTAAAAGTTAATCAACAGATGGTTTCTCCtgattatattattcaaaataatgattttatagaacataaattattattatttgaaaaacCAGTTCTttgtaataaaattattatattatatgaagatgataattttatatgtgttTATAAACACTCCAGTTTACCTACTCATCCAGTAGGATCTTATCAATATAATTCACTCTTAAGAATcttacaaaattatataagtaCATGTCAAAAGGATAAACATGAGGAAGATCATCAGGATATAACACAAAAGGAGaacaaagaaaataaaaatgtaaaagaaaatgtaaataaaaatgtaaatgtaaatgtaaatgaaaatgtaaatgtaaatgaaaatataaatgaatataataatatgaacactAAAAATGCCAATGTTGAAATACAAAGCGAACATgtcataaaaattaattttaattttaaaaaagaaaattttggTTTCATATTAGATGACGTAAAGGAAAATTCATCacatgatgataataaattaaaaataaatcatactacaaataatatgacaaataataatcataagaaatatattcatttagaTGATAAGTcacaaaaatattacaacCATAATGTtacacaaaatataaatgatgaactGAGAAAGGATGATATTCTTAATATATCAcaagaaaggaaaaaaagaagaaaaataaaacaagaaaatattataaataaggaacatattaataatatatcaatgatatcaaaagaaaatgaaaatgaaaatgaaaatgatcttgatatgttaaatattttaataaagtgTAGACAAAAgggtataaataaaaatgatgataataaaaaaaatgatgataataaaaaatgtggtgataataaaaaatgtggtgataataaaaaatgtggtgataatataatatatgatgataataaaaaatgtggtGATAATATAGTATATGATGGTGATAAAAAATGtggtgataatataatatatcatgatgataatataatatatgatgataaaaatatatcatataatgatgatcatataaataaatataatgaaatatctATAGAAGATACTAACGATATACAAAATGCAGAATgcttagaaaaaaataattacattaataaaaatttgaaGAAAGATTTAAAAACACAAGACAAATCATATATCTATACTCTTCATCGATTAGATAAATTAACATCAGGTATTGTTCTTTTTGGAAAGAATAAAAAGTTCTCTACATTTTTTTCACAGAATCTTtctgataataaaataaaaaaaacatatataactAGAGTAGAAGGAGATTTTAGAATATTAATCGATAAATTGTTacattgtaataatattatgaaatgcttaaagaatgaagaaaataaattagaaaatattattgataaATATTGTAATAGTATGAAATATGATTGCACtcttaaatttaataaatgtgaAGACCATAACTCATTTCAAAATGATATCTTcctttatgaaaataattatgaattaaataatgaagaaaaagaaacatGTGAACaaatccaaaaaaaaaaaaaaaataaaaataatgatgaacaaaaatatatgtttaataaattaatacaacaagtaaaaaaaaataaaaatgaattagataattattttgatatgaataaatttGATATGACATATGATcataatgaagataataataatgaagataataataatttaaataaatatcataaatattttcttatagattttggttatatatattgtgaaaataaaaaattattaaaatatgtttttacaaaatatacaaaacaAAATTGTTTTCAATTTTctgattatttattaaaacctagtattacaaaatttatgttcttatcatataattcttCAATTAATgaatcattaatattatgtcAACCTATAACAGGAAGAACACATCAAATAAGAGCACATCTTCAAAGTTTATCATATCCTATATCCAATGATTcacattataataaaatcttTGAACAAGAATATATTCAAAAgtcaaattatttatattttgatgaaCGTACTAGAAACGAACACATACAAATTAATCaacaattaaataataacataaattatatacaaccaaataataataatattaataataatattaatattaataataataatgaaatatataataatcataaacaAATATTTCAAGATGTACatacacaaaataaaaatgaatcacatatcaataaaaaaaattctgaaaaatataattattttcctctcattccttttattaatacatcTTTCAATTGgctatatgataaaaatattaatctaAATGaacaatataatgaaaaagatatgaacaattatttttttaaaaatattaataatgtctCTTATCATAGTTCTGGTATTTTCTTACATTCATTTAGATATACATGGCAAAATATTTTCGATGTTTTTACTCTCCTTCCAAAATGGTGTCAATCCTTTTACATTCCAAGAGACTTAATAGCATTCTTATTATATGGAGATTTgtcataa
- a CDS encoding phospholipid or glycerol acyltransferase,putative, with the protein MCTAELKKEEKPIKRKMIRKLEYHIISYIIFALHVKLFMHTVFYTEWVWDIFHIYFCTIIVYTNILLIYGIRIYFGLKKLNLKYFPIENIPSCKNYKNKKNIHPYAAFERLDLIHMKFLNLLYGIIFVATWRIASIFLLSMLNLIVSLLIYPFLKGKGDNLESPILFLYLKFLKLVCRLAIWLFGVNKIENNYLCDNEWPKNIVSNHISAVDPLFFISEHACSFVAKKSLSKDRLVGPSVLALKCVLVYREKSEDRKIALESIKERQLLINAKQNNYPSFVIFSEGTTSNGLQIIEQKKGAFNSLLPITPVLLIYDYDFYNPSYDIIPFTWWTFLSSANYDGSTLRTYWLPKVYPPDKAQYPDLTDEERINIFHDEVSKIMFNHMKKYNPRAPKDVDDYNDWPGSLRFKLEYFQNALGKVATKHLNKEKNLSEK; encoded by the exons ATGTGTACAGCTGAATTAAAGAAGGAAGAGAAAccgataaaaagaaaaatgatcAGGAAGCTGGAGtatcatattatatcttatataatatttgctCTTCATGTGAAGTTATTTATGCATACAGTATTTTATACAGAATGGGTATGggatatttttcatatatatttttgtacaattattgtatatactaatatattattaatatatggtATACGTATATATTTtggtttaaaaaaattaaacttaaaatattttcccATAGAAAATATACCATcatgtaaaaattataagaataaaaaaaatatccatCCGTATGCAGCCTTTGAACGTTTAGATTTGATACACATGAAATTTCTGAACTTGTTATATGGAATAATCTTTGtg gcAACATGGAGAATAGCTTCCATTTTTCTCTTATCGATGCTTAATTTGATCGTTTCAT TGCTGATATACCCCTTTTTGAAGGGCAAAGGAGATAATTTGGAGAGccccattttatttttatatcttaaatttttaaaacttGTGTGTAGATTGGCTATATGGTTATTTGGAGTGAATAAGATCGAAAATAATTATCTCTGTGATAATGAATGGCCCAAAAACATTGTGTCCAATCATATATCTGCTGTCGatcctcttttttttataagtgaACATGCATGTAGTTTTGTAGCTAAAAAATCGTTAAGTAAAGATCGTCTGGTTGGTCCCAGTGTTCTAGCTTTAAAGTGTGTACTTGTATATCGAGAAAAATCAGAAGATAGAAAAATTGCATTAGAGAGTATAAAAGAAAGACAATTACTAATTAATgctaaacaaaataattatccATCATTTGTAATATTCTCAGAAGGAACAACATCTAATGGATTACAAATtattgaacaaaaaaaaggagCATTCAACTCCTTATTACCTATAACACCTGTATTgttaatatatgattatgatttttataatcCATCATATGATATCATACCTTTCACATGGTGGACTTTTCTTTCATCAgcaaat tatgaCGGAAGTACATTACGTACCTATTGGTTGCCAAAAGTATACCCCCCTGATAAGGCTCAATATCCAGACTTAACAGATGAAGAgagaataaatatttttcatgaTGAAGTATCAAAAATAATGTTTaatcatatgaaaaaatataatcctAGAGCTCCAAAAGATGTAGACGATTATAATGACTGGCCTGGGTCTTTAAGATTCAAATTAGAGTATTTTCAAAATGCCTTAGGTAAAGTGGCAACCaaacatttaaataaagaaaaaaatttaagcGAAAAATAA
- a CDS encoding met-10+ like protein, putative, which produces MFFKGVLLSLYIFFFISYVEIIFCIRIKRNNLYNFQNMTNSLNVKNLDDVKEKVKYEKHSYCLVLDKYKVNKILKNKGAKFWLLDIYKFPSVLKYKEYKNRFMQNDDSDKNAHMLNLIYNNFLKKRNHKNQKNENYNSDDNDNQTCNNVNILFCNDHIKNPSIFNEEDYRLIPLNDFFIKILQELFYKQIKDFTHDEMIYIKNNIKSISHEFNDNLPEPYRQKEKQTADNIIMCDDNLPEQYRQNKKKTGDNIIMCDENLSEDLIKDEINENGDNNNNNININNNNNNNINNNYNPLDNLCENIKDDKDEIEIIYNMHKLEYIEELFKLIKEENIKFQKVKLEFGYDNMNTSEILRKIFPSINEIIHKFEIIGHIAHLNFCDKLESCKKIIAEIILDKNKSIKTVINKKDILNNTHRTFNIELLAGENNYITQLRENNIRVKLNYELIYWNSKLKKERDRIYNLVNDNSIIIDVFGGVGIFSLSLSKKSCLCFSNDINEHAYKYMNINIAMNKNKNILTYNMDGREFLEKLFNLKIFSKNNDILTLYINDQNLKNISVDILNSKNHNVTANNKNKGKDIKDIQNDNMCEKEKKNTSDRICPYIDNENDNNQRHTTSDNNNMNQRDDIYEHKLKYQKIGEDNIEDSKKNEEKHKININLNIYEDIHILMNLPQTALEFLNVFKKYKKEKNDELRNVFIHCYYFAKPEFFYEHAEKNILLHFNQIPKDIKITEIRKVSPSKLMYVVEFNLKDLL; this is translated from the exons ATGTTTTTTAAAGGCGTTTTACTTTCATTgtacatatttttctttatttcttatgttgaaataatattttgcataagaataaaaaggaataatttatataattttcaaaaCATGACAAATTCTTTAAATGTTAAGAATTTAGATGATGTGAAGGAAAAGGTTAAATATGAGAAACATTCGTACTGCTTAGTactagataaatataaagtaaataaaatattaaaaaacaaaGGAGCTAAATTCTGGCTATtagatatttataaatttccttccgttttaaaatataaagaatataaaaatcgTTTCATGCAAAATGATGATAGTGATAAAAATGCTCATATGCTaaatttgatatataataactttttaaaaaaaagaaatcatAAAAATCAAAAGAATGAGAATTAtaatagtgatgataatgataatcaAACGTGtaataatgttaatatattattttgtaacgATCACATTAAAAATCCATCTATTTTTAATGAAGAAGATTATAGACTAATTCCACTCAacgatttttttattaaaattttacaagaacttttttataaacaaataaaggATTTCACACATGATGAAATGatttatatcaaaaataatattaaatctaTATCTCATGAATTTAATGACAATTTGCCTGAACCGTACAGGCAAAAAGAGAAACAAACAGctgataatattatcatgtgTGATGATAATTTGCCTGAACAGTACAggcaaaacaaaaaaaaaaccggTGACAACATTATAATGTGTGATGAGAATTTAAGTGAAGATTTGATAAAAgatgaaataaatgaaaatggtgataataataataataatattaatattaataataataataataataatattaataataattataatcctTTGGATAATTTGTGTGAGAATATTAAGGATGATAAAGATGagatagaaataatatataatatgcacAAGTTAGAATATATtgaagaattatttaaattaataaaagaagagaatataaaatttcaGAAAGTAAAATTAGAATTTGgttatgataatatgaacacGTCAGAAATTTTAAGGAAAATATTTCCAtctataaatgaaataatacaCAAGTTTGAAATAATAGGACATATAGCacatttaaatttttgtGATAAATTGGAGTCTTGTAAAAAGATAATTGCAGAAATTATATTAGATAAGaataaaagtataaaaacggtgataaataaaaaggacaTATTGAATAATACTCACAGAACATTTAATATTGAATTATTAGCAGGTGAGAACAATTATATTACACAATTAAGAGAGAATAATATAAGAGTAAAACTGAATtatgaattaatatattggaattcaaaattaaaaaaggaaagagatcgtatatataatttggtAAACGACAATTCTATAATAATTGATGTTTTTGGAGGTGTTGGTATATTTAGTTTATCTTTGAGTAAAAAAAGTTGTTTATGTTTTtctaatgatataaatgaacatgcatataaatatatgaatataaatatcgcaatgaataaaaataaaaatatattaacatataacaTGGATGGTCGTGAATTTcttgaaaaattatttaatttaaaaattttctcaaaaaataatgacattttaacattatatataaatgatcaaaatcttaaaaatatatcggTTGATATTTTGAATAGTAAAAATCACAATGTGACtgcaaataataaaaataaaggcaaagatataaaagatattcaaaatgataatatgtgtgaaaaggaaaaaaaaaacacatcaGATAGAATATGTCCTTATattgataatgaaaatgataataatcaaaGACACACTAcaagtgataataataatatgaatcaaCGTGATGATATTTATGAACATAAATTgaaatatcaaaaaatagGAGAAGATAATATTGAGGattccaaaaaaaatgaagaaaaacataaaataaatataaatttaaatatctATGAAGATATACACATATTAATGAATTTACCTCAAACAGCTTTAGAATTTCTTAAtgttttcaaaaaatataaaaaagaaaaaaatgatgaactAAGAAATGTGTTTAttcattgttattattttgcaAAACCggaatttttttatgaacatgcagaaaaaaatatattacttcATTTTAATCAAATTCCAaaagatattaaaattacagag aTAAGAAAAGTTTCACCTAGTAAATTAATGTATGTTGTagaatttaatttaaaagatttattataa